A genome region from Pyrenophora tritici-repentis strain M4 chromosome 9, whole genome shotgun sequence includes the following:
- a CDS encoding CumB, Cytosine-adenosine deaminase: MIGISHGKGPWAPFALGSAVLGLTLYYLHLTRQPTQANISPPLTQDNCQDYDATHVPDAMDPEERAYHEGFMREAIAMAELALKSDETPVGCVFVKDGEIIGRGMNETNRTLNGTRHAEFVAIAGILSKHPISILNETDLYVTVEPCVMCASMLRQYGIRAVYFGCWNERFGGTGGVLNIHSDPSVDKPYPVTGGIFREEAIMLLRKFYVQENEKAPEPKQKKTRELKTEILPMDVHQPKSTPSPAVRTPLTSSSTGSIPTLSSLAASAVAVPKTGIQMPIRPYPVAATSALA, from the exons ATGATTGGAATTTCGCATGGGAAGGGACCATGGGCGCCTTTTGCGCTTGGGTCTGCCGTTCTTGGCCTGACCCTGTACTATCTGCACTTGACCAGGCAACCTACACAGGCAAACATTTCACCACCGCTCACCCAAGATAATTGCCAAGACTACGACGCGACACACGTACCAGACGCCATGGATCCGGAGGAGAGAGCGTATCACGAGGGCTTCATGCGCGAGGCTATCGCTATG GCTGAACTGGCACTCAAGAGCGACGAGACGCCTGTTGGTTGTGTCTTTGTCAAAGATGGCGAAATCATCGGCCGAGGCATGAACGAGACAAATCGCACTCTGAATGGCACCAGACACGCCGAGTTCGTCGCCATTGCCGGCATCTTGTCCAAGCATCCCATCAGCATCCTAAATGAGACAGATCTCTATGTCACCGTCGAGCCATGCGTCATGTGCGCTTCCATGCTCCGTCAGTACGGCATCCGAGCTGTTTACTTTGGCTGCTGGAATGAGCGATTTGGCGGAACCGGTGGGGTGTTGAACATCCACTCGGA TCCCAGTGTCGACAAACCTTACCCAGTCACCGGCGGCATCTTCCGAGAAGAAGCAATCATGTTACTACGCAAATTCTACGTTCAGGAAAACGAGAAGGCGCCCGAACCGAAGCAGAAGAAGACCAGGGAGTTGAAGACAGAAATCTTGCCAATGGATGTTCACCAGCCAAAGTCAACCCCTTCGCCTGCTGTTCGCACTCCTCTTACTTCATCCTCGACTGGATCCATTCCAACCCTATCTTCTTTGGCCGCATCTGCTGTAGCCGTGCCCAAGACTGGTATCCAAATGCCAATTCGCCCCTATCCAGTCGCTGCTACCTCTGCCCTTGCTTGA
- a CDS encoding Cg6151-P multi-domain protein — protein sequence MTLAEEFKSRNFSIYGQWTGVLCIFLCFALGIANIFHANFVIAFSIVCLVCSFIIIFIEIPLLLRICPTSPKFDEFIRKFSSNYMRAAIYGVMSVIQWISIWPQATSLIVAAIFLLLAAVFYALAGFKGQQFQGSKTLGGQGVAQMII from the exons ATGACGCTCGCAGAAGAGTTCAAGTCGCGGAATTTCA GTATCTACGGTCAATG GACCGGAGTGCTTTGCATATTCCTCTGCTTCGCCCTCGGCATCGCCAACATCTTCCACGCCAACTTTGTCATCGCATTCAGCATTGTTTGCTT AGTATGTTccttcatcatcatcttcatcgAAATTCCGCTGCTCCTGCGCATCTGCCCGACGTCCCCAAAGTTCGATGAATTTATCCGCAAATTCAGCTCAAACTACATGCGCGCTGCCATTTACGGTGTCATGAGCGTCATACAATGGATCAGCATCTGGCCTCAGGCCACGAGCCTCATCGTTGCAGCCATCTTCCTGCTACTCGCCGCCGTCTTCTATGCGCTTGCTGGCTTCAAGGGCCAACAGTTCCAGGGCAGTAAGACGCTTGGAGGTCAGGGTGTTGCGCAGATGATCATATAA